The following are from one region of the Arachis duranensis cultivar V14167 chromosome 10, aradu.V14167.gnm2.J7QH, whole genome shotgun sequence genome:
- the LOC107472173 gene encoding bystin (The sequence of the model RefSeq protein was modified relative to this genomic sequence to represent the inferred CDS: added 99 bases not found in genome assembly): protein MGKRKERIHNPEPFVPDGTESVKSKKRTKAPKQHQKEAKLIASNITSKIMKEALIQQKEVDEEEEEEQNAKSSFHRIEDPPVVIEDEDGDIDNFEGFDETQSHFAGYEENINEEDERIIDTFLSKQPGQQKTLADLIVERIKEKDGSVALENQSVTKLDQSVIDLYKGVGTILSTYTSGKIPKAIKPIPSMPQWEEILYLTEPENWSPHAFYQVTRIFASNLNAKKAERFYKLVLLPRVREDIRKNRKLHESVYHTLKKAFYKPGAFFKGILLPLCESCTCTVREAVIIGSVMEKVSIPSFHSSAVLLRLLRMEYCGTTSYFIKILLEKKYALPYRVVDAAVAHFMRFLDDIRIMPVIWHQSLLAFVQRYKNELLKEDKDNLRILLEKQKHRLITPEIIRELNHSRNRGEKEEDVMSISSPMSVIIKPIQEDRFDIPEVPMEED from the exons ATGGGTAAGAGGAAGGAAAGGATTCACAATCCGGAGCCGTTTGTCCCTGATGGCACTGAGTCTGTGAAGTCGAAAAAGCGAACGAAAGCTCCCAAACAGCACCAGAAGGAAGCCAAGTTGATTGCTTCGAACATCACCTCAAAGATCATGAAGGAAGCTTTGATTCAGCAGAAGGAGgttgatgaggaggaggaggaggagcagAATGCCAAGAGTTCGTTCCATAGAATTGAAGATCCACCCGTGGTCATTGAAGATGAGGATGGCGATATCGATAACTTTGAAGGATTTGATGAGACGCAGAGCCACTTTGCTGGATATGAA GAGAATATTAATGAGGAGGACGAGAGAATAATAGATACTTTCTTGTCAAAGCAGCCGGGTCAGCAGAAAACACTTGCGGATCTCATTGTTGAAAGGATAAAAGAAAAGGATGGTTCTGTTGCTTTGG AAAATCAATCGGTAACTAAATTGGACCAGTCCGTAATTGACTTATACAAGGG AGTGGGGACAATACTTAGCACATATACGTCTGGAAAAATACCCAAGGCAATCAAACCCATCCCTTCCATGCCACAATGGGAGGAGATATTGTATCTGACCGAACCTGAGAATTGGTCACCACATGCTTTCTATCAAGTAACTAGGATTTTTGCTTCTAATTTAAATGCGAAAAAGGCAGAACGGTTCTACAAACTTGTCTTGCTGCCAAGAGTGAGAGAAGATATAAGGAAAAATAGAAAGCTGCATGAAAGTGTATATCATACTCTCAAAAAGGCATTTTACAAACCTGGTGCATTCTTTAAGGGAATTTTGTTACCACTGTGTGAG TCTTGCACATGCACGGTTAGGGAAGCAGTCATTATTGGAAGTGTCATGGAAAAGGTTTCTATTCCTTCATTCCATTCTAG TGCTGTGCTATTGAGGCTGCTAAGGATGGAATATTGTGGCACCACAAG CTATTTCATAAAGATtttattggagaagaaatatGCCTTGCCATATCGGGTTGTTGATGCAGCAGTGGCTCACTTTATGAGATTTCTTGACGACATTAGAATAATGCCTGTTATATGGCACCAGTCACTTCTTGCATTTGTGCAGAG GTACAAAAATGAGCTGCTAAAGGAAGACAAGGATAACTTAAGGATTCTACTTGAAAAGCAAAAGCACAGATTA ATTACACCTGAAATTATTAGAGAGCTGAACCACAGCCGAAACCGAGGTGAAAAGGAG